A genomic region of Lysinibacillus sp. 2017 contains the following coding sequences:
- the selD gene encoding selenide, water dikinase SelD, with protein MTNSNNIKLTSLSSKGGCGCKIGPADLTEVLRNLPPASPNPDLLVGLDTSDDAGVYRLSDDLAIVQTVDFFTPIVDDPYSFGQVAAANAISDIYAMGGKPLTALNIVAFPIATLDKQILTDILRGAGDKLKEAGVTLVGGHSIDDKEPKFGLAVTGTIHPDKIRTNAGAKPGDKLILTKPIGVGILTTSIKRDFLTEKEIAQLTKVMTTLNKTASETADSYDVHACTDVTGFGLLGHASEMAKGSHTGLRIYSSQVPVLPRVREIAEKGAIPGGTKNNYNHLKGDVTFPETMDQIDQWILCDAVTSGGLLISVAGEEANSLLSDLQKAGVEAAIIGEVTEENSGHIFVV; from the coding sequence ATGACAAATTCAAATAATATAAAACTTACATCATTATCATCAAAAGGAGGTTGTGGGTGTAAAATTGGTCCTGCAGACTTGACAGAAGTTTTACGAAATTTACCACCTGCTTCTCCAAACCCAGATTTATTAGTAGGTTTAGATACTAGTGATGATGCAGGTGTTTATCGTTTAAGTGATGACTTAGCAATAGTTCAAACCGTAGATTTCTTCACACCAATTGTGGACGATCCTTATTCTTTCGGACAAGTTGCTGCAGCAAATGCTATCAGTGATATTTATGCGATGGGCGGAAAACCGTTAACTGCACTAAATATTGTTGCTTTTCCAATAGCAACATTGGACAAGCAAATTTTAACGGATATCTTACGTGGTGCAGGAGATAAGTTAAAAGAAGCAGGAGTTACTCTTGTTGGTGGCCACTCAATTGATGATAAAGAACCAAAATTTGGTCTTGCTGTTACCGGTACTATTCATCCTGATAAGATTCGTACAAACGCAGGTGCAAAACCTGGAGATAAACTTATTTTGACTAAACCAATTGGTGTAGGTATTTTAACTACATCCATTAAACGTGATTTTTTAACAGAGAAAGAAATTGCACAATTGACAAAGGTAATGACAACATTAAATAAAACAGCCTCTGAAACGGCGGATTCCTACGATGTCCATGCTTGTACGGATGTGACTGGTTTTGGTTTACTTGGACATGCTTCAGAGATGGCCAAAGGAAGCCATACAGGACTTCGAATCTATAGTAGCCAAGTACCGGTACTACCTAGGGTTAGAGAGATAGCTGAAAAAGGTGCTATTCCTGGTGGTACAAAAAATAATTATAACCACCTTAAAGGAGACGTTACCTTCCCTGAAACAATGGACCAGATCGATCAATGGATATTATGCGATGCGGTTACATCAGGCGGACTTTTGATCTCAGTTGCAGGTGAAGAAGCGAATAGCTTGTTATCCGATTTACAAAAGGCTGGGGTAGAAGCGGCAATAATTGGAGAAGTAACAGAAGAGAATTCAGGACATATTTTCGTAGTTTAA
- the mnmH gene encoding tRNA 2-selenouridine(34) synthase MnmH — MFQDISIEELLSLKDKNKLTLIDVRSPSEYKDATIPGSMNIPFFNDEERAEVGTIYKQVSVDAAKERGLEIASAKLPRFVKQFAELEGKKAVFCWRGGMRSRTTATVLSLMGIKVFRLEGGYRTYRNWVVNQLESLELKPKAYVLNGYTGTGKTIILHHLNDEGYPTLDLEGMANHRGSVFGQIGLEPSNQKRFDALLYENIKRVQKSPFVFLEGESKRIGRVVIPDFVLEKKNHGLQLFIELPVEERVKHILEDYQPWDHEEECLEAFIRVKRRIHTPIANKIEMDLKSGDYSSAVRLLLEYYYDPLYNHSAEQFPEDQKITIKVNTTDEAIDYIRKLISTKKHSDLQ; from the coding sequence TTGTTCCAGGATATTTCAATAGAAGAATTACTTTCATTAAAAGATAAAAATAAACTCACATTAATTGATGTGCGTTCTCCATCTGAATATAAAGATGCAACCATTCCTGGTAGTATGAATATACCGTTTTTTAATGATGAAGAAAGAGCAGAAGTCGGAACAATTTATAAACAAGTAAGTGTGGATGCAGCAAAAGAACGCGGTCTGGAAATTGCCTCGGCTAAATTACCCCGTTTCGTAAAACAGTTTGCTGAGCTAGAAGGGAAAAAGGCAGTTTTTTGTTGGCGTGGAGGAATGCGTAGTAGAACTACAGCTACCGTTCTTTCTTTAATGGGTATTAAAGTTTTCCGTTTGGAGGGAGGCTATAGAACCTATCGTAATTGGGTAGTAAATCAGCTCGAATCGTTAGAATTGAAACCAAAAGCCTATGTATTAAATGGATATACTGGCACAGGGAAAACAATAATCTTACACCATCTAAATGATGAAGGGTATCCAACTTTAGATCTTGAAGGTATGGCGAACCATAGAGGGTCTGTCTTTGGTCAAATTGGTTTGGAGCCAAGTAATCAAAAAAGGTTTGATGCCTTACTTTATGAAAATATTAAACGCGTACAAAAATCACCATTCGTTTTCCTAGAAGGTGAAAGTAAAAGAATCGGTAGAGTTGTAATTCCTGATTTTGTTTTAGAGAAAAAGAATCACGGACTTCAATTGTTTATCGAATTGCCAGTAGAAGAGAGAGTTAAGCATATTTTAGAGGATTATCAGCCTTGGGATCACGAGGAAGAATGTTTAGAAGCCTTTATAAGAGTTAAAAGAAGAATTCATACGCCAATTGCCAATAAAATTGAAATGGATTTAAAATCAGGAGACTATTCTTCAGCAGTAAGACTTTTACTTGAATATTATTATGACCCTCTATATAATCATTCAGCTGAGCAGTTTCCTGAAGATCAAAAAATCACAATTAAGGTAAATACAACAGATGAAGCAATTGACTATATTCGCAAACTAATTAGTACAAAAAAGCATAGTGACTTGCAGTAA
- a CDS encoding alpha/beta-type small acid-soluble spore protein has product MASNNSSNKLNVPGARQALDQMKYEIAKEFGVQLERESSSRANGSVGGEITKRLVEMAQNQLKGKQ; this is encoded by the coding sequence ATGGCTTCAAATAATAGTTCAAATAAGCTTAACGTACCCGGCGCACGACAAGCACTTGATCAAATGAAGTACGAAATTGCAAAAGAATTTGGTGTGCAACTTGAAAGAGAATCATCTTCTCGTGCAAACGGTTCTGTAGGCGGAGAAATTACAAAACGTCTAGTTGAAATGGCGCAAAATCAATTAAAAGGTAAACAATAA